The Candidatus Woesearchaeota archaeon genome contains the following window.
AGTGTGAACGTTTTCCTTCCATTGGTAAGGTTAACCCCATATATCAGAAGTCCCGTGTAATTATCAGAAAATTCTCGTTCTTCTATCTTTATTTGTGTTAGATCAAGAGGAATACCAGGAGTGAAATTATAGGTAAAATTAATTAAATTAATTAAAGGTCTATCCGCCTCTCTGAAAACAACATCAAGAGGTCCTGTTAGATTTCTTCTTAGGTCAGAAGATCCATTAACCTGTATTTCAAGATTGGGTATATTTGTCGTAATGTGGTGTACTTCTCCCATCAAAGAATCATTGCTATCTAAAATACCATCATTGTCGTCGTCTTCATCAAGGTAGTCTGGAAGTAAATCGTTGTCACTATCCTTAAAAGCGGTTGTAAAAGAGGTATTATAACCCCCAATGAGTTTGTTCTCGTATACGTCAGTAATAGTATCAGATAATGCAACAGTGTAGGTCATATTCTCAAGAAGCGTGAGGTAGGGATCAAAGATGACGGTTTTTTCTTCATTCATAAACGTATACGATCCAAGTACATCAATGTGGTTTGATTCATTCCCATACCTTACCCTAAAACTTTCAGTTGTTATTGTATCCTCCTTGATGCTCGTAGAGAAATCTATAGTAATAGTAGTATAAGGCCATACGTCTCTCGAGTTATTTGACGGAGAGATATAGGTTACATTCACTGTTGGCATGTCTTCAGAGGAAGCGGTCGTAAAAGAAGAGGAGTAATTTGTCGAAAGGTGATTCCCGGATATATCCGTAATTCCGTCCAGAATTGTAACTCTATAGGTAGTGTTCTTTAGAAGATGGCTTTCTGGTGAAAGGATGATTTTCCTTGAAAGATTCTCGAAGACATATGACCCCGGAATAACTATGTTCTGGCTGTTATTCTGGTAACTGAGCATAACTGTCTCATTCGTAACTGTTTGAGGAAGTATTGATTCAGAAAACATAGCGGTTATATTACTCTCTACATCGATACTTTCGCTGTTATTTAGGGGAAATAATGACGTGACATTTGGCGGAGTTGTATCAAGACCAAACATGCTTGAAGAAGGAGAAGTTGTCAGAGATCGAATATAATATCCTGGATCAGTCCCTTGCTCATATTCTATAATTACCTTGTCTGTCTTTGGATCAATAAGGTATATCTGATCACCATACCAGTTTGCAATGACGATCTCTCCAGAGGGAAGAATGCCTGGCTTATTGTAGGTAGTTATGTCATAATTATTGTTGGGATAACTACGATATCCTTCTTGTGCATTAATATCAATGATATTTATCCCTGCATACCATTGTGGAATCGTTTCATATACTTTGTTTCCATCCTTTGAAAGGATAATCCCTTGCGGATAACCGTAAACCCCAGGAATAAAAGAGTCTATCAAAGATTCATCTGCGGTTGTATAGAATGACAAACGATGAGGATTATCATGTGCGATTACCAAAAGGCTACCATCAGAGGAAAGTGTTCCACTTACTGGTGCATCAAAGGTTTCGACTGTTTTTAGTAAAACAAATGATCCAGTAGAATACACAGCAAATCTGTTTCCACTCTCATTGATGACATACAGTTTGTCATTCGTTGGGACAATGTTTGTTCCAGAATTCTCGATTAAACCTAAACGTTCATAAGGAGGAGTTGCTGAAAAAATATCAATCTGGTTTGTCCAATATCCTCTATTGACAAACGCTTTTGAGCCATCAGGGCTAAAAAGAATTCCTGGTACGATCACATCTAGGTAACTCCAATCACCATTAAAGAGTTCAATAAATCCTTTTCTTTCGCCGGTGTTTGGGTCAAAAATTGAAATACCCTTTCCGAAGTTTGGTGCAAACCACAGCCCGTTGTTGTCTGGTGACACTGTCACCTCTTGTGGATAATATGAGCCTTCACAGCCATAATAGATACTGCCATAGCAATCGTTAATTTGATAGACGGGTTTTTTAAGAAATGGATCTGACGCGACAATAATACCTCTGTATTCATTCGCCGTATATACCAACGGGTTTGAAGGTCGTTGGCTGTTTTCCAAAACCTCAATTCCCCAACTATTGAGCACATTATTACCTTTATTATCACCACTAAAGGTTTGGACGGTAAGTGTCCATACTCCTTGTGTATTTTCTCCTGCGAGCATGGAAAATGGCCGTGATCCTGCATAGGTAGCAAAGGTTTCAAATGGATAATAATCAATACCAATCCATCCGTCTATTCCTTTAATAAAATCAAGAGTACAACCTTTTCCGCAATCATAATTCTCAGCAATAGGAATAAATTCAAGTATGGGGATAACTTTTCCTGATGGTGTTGTAAGACTGATGTTCATATTTCCAGTAGAGTAATACGAAAAGTTGAGATAGACAAAAAGATCAGAAATATACAGCTCGTCGGAAACTTCAATCGTATCGTTCATTTTGGAGTATGAAGCTAAAGGTACCACAGGATTTCGCTTATATTCTCTACTTATTTCAAACCCATTTGAGAGTACGGCTGTTTGGTTATCCGGGTTGATAACTTTTACGTCATAGAGACCCTGTTCTAAGTACGGAACAGTAAAGCTCAGTTCACGAGAAGAGAGAAGCAGGACATCGGTAACTCTATAATCACCGATAGAGACCAGAGGTTGGTCATAGAAAAAAGAACCACGAAGGACAACAGGTCTGCCTTGAGGGCCATGTGATGGATCTGGACCTTCGAGTACCGGTGCTAATGGATTACCGGTGTATTCAAAAGCATTATTAAGTATAAATGTCCACGTCATTGATTGCCCGGGTTGATTCTTAACGGTGATGCTGACATTCCCCACAATATTATTCGGTGCAATGGCAGTTATTGATCCCTGGCCATTATAAACAATTTCCTCTGCTTCATAGTCGCCAAACCAAACCTCTATATCGGGAGTAAAGCCTTCTCCAGTAAGCGTAACAGATGTGTCTCCTTGATTGGATCCAGACTGCGGTGAAACCTCTGAAATGTGGAGAGGATTACGTTCAATCCCCAAGGTATAATAGCCGTATTCTCCAGATAACGGTAGTTTTTCTTCATGATAACGTGAAACATTGATAAAGTACGTACTATCTTCAAGAGGAGTGATGAAAACCGAAGATGCCTTGAGGTCATTAGGGTAAACGGTGTTTTTGTAGGTTGCATCATCACTTATGTCGAGAAGATTATAGTTGGCATCATATATTTGTATTACTGTATCAGCTCCATCATAGAGAGCATGGGTGTAAATAACATATTGCGTATCCTTGTTAAGCACGGTTTGAAAAAGATCATAGTCTCCTGCAGCATAAAATGTATGTGCCTGCTCTTCACTGGGGAGAATCTGCTTTGCAGTTTCAAAAGTATCATCAGACTCGTACACATCAGCAAAATACTTTATGCCTTCTAAGTCAAAAATAAATTTTAGGGGATCATCATGGGGATATCCTATTGCTGCCCATCCATCCCAGAACGATTCCATAGTGACGTGTTTTGATCTTATTTCAAAGGTATCTTGAATGTGTTTAAGTGAATCCCATACATTTTTATCTCCTTCAGGGAAAATATAATCTAATGAATCATCATCACTACCGGGGCTATCATCGCTTGTAGTGGTCGAATCAACGATGTCATATAACGCTGCTCCGACAGAAACCTCTTGGCCCGCTCCTTGCTCACCAATTCCCTTTCGCCAATCATTATAAGTACAGGCAGGATCACCAAAACAGCCGTACCATGTTGTCCGATTAGAAATGCCATTTGATTCTATATAATATGCAGGATCTTTGTAATACTCTGATTGAGTAAGTCCTTTGTACGCGCGAACAGCAGCAGAGATATACGTCGCAATGCCTTCAGTATACGCTAATCGAATGTCCCATTGACCAGAAAAACCATGGCCTCCGTAAAAATCTTCATATTGTGAATATTGATGGGTTAGGTAATGACCGGTCTCATGTAAAATAACGGTGTCATCGTAACTGTCATCATCACTACCAATGTCTCCTTTAAGATAAACATTACCGTTGACATCATAATATTTTCCATCGGTGCGGCCAATGTCCCAATAGTAGGTAAGTCTCTGTGGGGCAGGCTCTGTTTCACCAATTGCTTTAAGATAATCTTCAACATCTTTTGCAACATCCAAAATGTTAAATGCTCTGGAAGCGTTGGTGCTAAACTCTGCTAACACTGGCTGGTCGGTGAAATTGATGTTTTCCGTAGGCTGATGATACAAATAGTCAACACCAATAGCATGCGTTGCATTAGCTACTTTATCGAAAACAAGAGGATTGAGAAGTTCTGGGGATTGCATGGTGTCAGCAAAAACAACAATACTGAGGTTTCGTACTAATGTATCATACATGCCTATCTCGAATTGACCATCATTGTCAGTTGACGTAAGAGCAAGGATCTCTCCTGTGTCTTTATCAAAAACAGTAACATCAGCTCGTCGTATTGGGCGTGGAACATTTTCGTAAAAAGAGTATCGGTCAAAAAGTCTATCTTCATAGAGGAAGGTTCCAGCAACAATGTAATTGAAGTCACCCTCATCTCCCTGATTTAAACCAGCTCCCTCAGGGCTATCCATTCCTTCAAGGGTACGTGGCACAGGATTCTGTTGGAGCTGTACCCCCAGAGATACCATATATCGTCTACCAGAGCTATCAAAGAGTACAGAAGGTTTGTTATAAGGCAATGCTTGGAGAATGTCCATGGTCGGGTTAAGTATTTTTCGTCGTTCTAGCAAGAAACCATTCTTTACATGAACAGAAACCCCCACTTCCCTTGGGTTGATCTCTTCTGGAATCGTGATCTTAACCCTAAATGAACGGGCAGATCCTTCTTCCAGATTAAAGGACATTTCAGGCTCTCCTTCATTAATAGCATAGGTGTTAGGCAAATAAAAGTTAATTGTACCTTCAAGTGGGATTTTAGTCTCTAATGTTGCTTCAATGATAAATTCATTTTTAGACATCCTTTGGAGACGATAACCGTTAAAGTAAAGATTATAAGGTGCTTTATCATGCTCGTGAGTATCCATAGTCAATGGATCGTTGAGCATGCGCTCTGATACTTTCGGAAGAGGATTTATATCTGTCTGTTCAGAAACGAAGTTCTCTTCACTGGTCGTTTTTGGTTCTTCAAGAACGACTTCCTTTGCTTCTCCCATTACGTTTTCTGTGGGGGGTTTTGAAAAATCAGTACAGGCAATTATACCTATCAGAGAAAAAAGTAACGTCACCAATAGGAGCATGCGCGAGTAACCTGACTGCATAAAGCCTCTGTTCACAAAATGATCAAATAAAACCTAAAGGCAATTTATATATATATCTTTTGGAGTTTTATGAGAATGTTCTTAGAAGAGATAGAACCACTTTGCAGTGGTTATCATGTAAAGATTTATAAATAAGATATTATTCGCCTGTTCCATTATGGACGTCAGAC
Protein-coding sequences here:
- a CDS encoding Ig-like domain-containing protein — encoded protein: MGEAKEVVLEEPKTTSEENFVSEQTDINPLPKVSERMLNDPLTMDTHEHDKAPYNLYFNGYRLQRMSKNEFIIEATLETKIPLEGTINFYLPNTYAINEGEPEMSFNLEEGSARSFRVKITIPEEINPREVGVSVHVKNGFLLERRKILNPTMDILQALPYNKPSVLFDSSGRRYMVSLGVQLQQNPVPRTLEGMDSPEGAGLNQGDEGDFNYIVAGTFLYEDRLFDRYSFYENVPRPIRRADVTVFDKDTGEILALTSTDNDGQFEIGMYDTLVRNLSIVVFADTMQSPELLNPLVFDKVANATHAIGVDYLYHQPTENINFTDQPVLAEFSTNASRAFNILDVAKDVEDYLKAIGETEPAPQRLTYYWDIGRTDGKYYDVNGNVYLKGDIGSDDDSYDDTVILHETGHYLTHQYSQYEDFYGGHGFSGQWDIRLAYTEGIATYISAAVRAYKGLTQSEYYKDPAYYIESNGISNRTTWYGCFGDPACTYNDWRKGIGEQGAGQEVSVGAALYDIVDSTTTSDDSPGSDDDSLDYIFPEGDKNVWDSLKHIQDTFEIRSKHVTMESFWDGWAAIGYPHDDPLKFIFDLEGIKYFADVYESDDTFETAKQILPSEEQAHTFYAAGDYDLFQTVLNKDTQYVIYTHALYDGADTVIQIYDANYNLLDISDDATYKNTVYPNDLKASSVFITPLEDSTYFINVSRYHEEKLPLSGEYGYYTLGIERNPLHISEVSPQSGSNQGDTSVTLTGEGFTPDIEVWFGDYEAEEIVYNGQGSITAIAPNNIVGNVSITVKNQPGQSMTWTFILNNAFEYTGNPLAPVLEGPDPSHGPQGRPVVLRGSFFYDQPLVSIGDYRVTDVLLLSSRELSFTVPYLEQGLYDVKVINPDNQTAVLSNGFEISREYKRNPVVPLASYSKMNDTIEVSDELYISDLFVYLNFSYYSTGNMNISLTTPSGKVIPILEFIPIAENYDCGKGCTLDFIKGIDGWIGIDYYPFETFATYAGSRPFSMLAGENTQGVWTLTVQTFSGDNKGNNVLNSWGIEVLENSQRPSNPLVYTANEYRGIIVASDPFLKKPVYQINDCYGSIYYGCEGSYYPQEVTVSPDNNGLWFAPNFGKGISIFDPNTGERKGFIELFNGDWSYLDVIVPGILFSPDGSKAFVNRGYWTNQIDIFSATPPYERLGLIENSGTNIVPTNDKLYVINESGNRFAVYSTGSFVLLKTVETFDAPVSGTLSSDGSLLVIAHDNPHRLSFYTTADESLIDSFIPGVYGYPQGIILSKDGNKVYETIPQWYAGINIIDINAQEGYRSYPNNNYDITTYNKPGILPSGEIVIANWYGDQIYLIDPKTDKVIIEYEQGTDPGYYIRSLTTSPSSSMFGLDTTPPNVTSLFPLNNSESIDVESNITAMFSESILPQTVTNETVMLSYQNNSQNIVIPGSYVFENLSRKIILSPESHLLKNTTYRVTILDGITDISGNHLSTNYSSSFTTASSEDMPTVNVTYISPSNNSRDVWPYTTITIDFSTSIKEDTITTESFRVRYGNESNHIDVLGSYTFMNEEKTVIFDPYLTLLENMTYTVALSDTITDVYENKLIGGYNTSFTTAFKDSDNDLLPDYLDEDDDNDGILDSNDSLMGEVHHITTNIPNLEIQVNGSSDLRRNLTGPLDVVFREADRPLINLINFTYNFTPGIPLDLTQIKIEEREFSDNYTGLLIYGVNLTNGRKTFTLKNKTSIATGICIKDAEIVSLDFVSFGCNQSDERKVTCDGTNHAGYFCSYENTTDSFWVTGLGHSGVRQINYSCTSSWSCNSWSSCSGNTQTCNGWIDSNSCGRTYTGSNEQSCSSDGGGGGGGGGGSGSFSNADSYVWDIITSGKQYSLGIKDSDVTNLSFRSNKDLFNVEVGVQKVTTLPETLPEPSSLTYSYFKVNTKNLINKDISQGDISFRVNRTFVRSYDASRTRVMLLRFNEDNKRWEDVATVQKNSDETYAYYAAMTPGFSYFAITLRTEPLTLIANKTGLDLPLESDKSEVPQLDDLSQFTPSPENMSKGENETINVLRKERNLFSIFIPIIFFIMALCFIYYKYRKSKPTVLP